In Hypomesus transpacificus isolate Combined female chromosome 4, fHypTra1, whole genome shotgun sequence, the following are encoded in one genomic region:
- the nudcd1 gene encoding nudC domain-containing protein 1, with product MAASNYTLKVNRQLLDPSFESYRLSLDTIPTYNVELDAGVGEIKLKDSQYTLEHVRAFGMYNYLHIDPWYEDSVYFVDCKGRLLNLTVTLDAALGKPREVFSMTPDPSMTPDPSMTPDPSRGEDSLCASLSLTSATWAALSDGSGRLLLLRTGKRKEASHAWEPLFSEPLGEPFTILHSLAHLTSGVHTIEVLLLRIQKDSEEDRGSGFSVSLEWITVSNTAEQGHKNGYEVRKRRVLRGKCVPHYAAVEPQGTGLMLLAEKPFVVTHVDGQPVKQGPAEPMEVEADATSQPQDPIYFWQQTGEDVTVSVRMPPGISRDMVDFRLTGDSLRVGVQGYAPLLEGPLHAPVDPEASAWIIKDSKSLEVTLQKCDQGPMWPELVSGDRRGEFLISKEQAALLNERLTHLTTEDMNADPDKDKPPCNSQELEDCDGFPEDSSSLVRFDRDTLKPTHVVNLGSNQFLFSVAVNPADMPCFCLRYDVDALLWQPRPEQPSDLWEHIATFDALGYVQASKRDKKFATCAPNFSYAALGECLRRVFLYWQPAPLQTVLFNRKQGRQVGQVAKQQVVSLESNDTILGFQASNERLFVLTSNNLFVLKVSN from the exons ATGGCTGCATCAAATTACACATTGAAGGTGAACAGGCAGCTCTTGGATCCCAGCTTTGAAAGTTACAGGTTATCTCTGGACACCATACCGACATACAACGTAGAGCTAGATGCTG GCGTTGGGGAAATTAAGCTGAAAGACAGCCAGTATACCTTGGAACATGTGCGTGCTTTTGGCATGTACAACTACTTGCATATAGACCCCTGGTATGAAGACAGTGTCTACTTTGTGGATTGCAAAGGGCGGCTACTCAATCTCACAGTCACGCTG gacgcagccctgggaaAGCCCCGGGAGGTGTTTagcatgacccctgaccccagcatgacccctgaccccagcatgacccctgaccccagccggGGCGAGGACAGTCTGTGTGCCTCTCTGAGCCTGACGTCGGCCACCTGGGCAGCGCTCTCTGACGGCTCcggcaggctcctcctcctccgcaccGGCAAGAGGAAGGAGGCCTCTCACGCCTGGGAG cccctgttCAGCGAGCCCCTGGGAGAGCCCTTCACCATCCTCCACAGCCTGGCTCACCTCACGTCCGGGGTCCACACCATAGAGGTGCTGCTGCTCCGCATCCAGAAGGActcggaggaggacagggggagtgGCTTCTCTGTGTCCCTGGAGTGGATCACCGTCTCCAACACAGCTGAGCAGG GCCACAAGAATGGgtatgaggtgaggaagaggagggtgctGCGAGGGAAGTGTGTTCCTCACTACGCCGCCGTGGAGCCCCAGGGGACCGGCCTGATGCTGCTGGCCGAGAAGCCCTTCGTGGTGACGCACGTGGACGGGCAGCCGGTGAAGCAGGGGCCTGCTGAGCCCATGGAGGTGGAGGCGGATGCTACGTCCCAGCCACAAG ACCCCATCTACTTCTGGCAGCAAACAGGCGAGGACGTCACGGTGTCGGTTCGAATGCCCCCGGGCATCAGCAGAGACATGGTGGACTTCAGGCTGACTGGGGACAGCCTGAGGGTGGGGGTCCAGGGCTATGCCCCCCTGCTGGAGGGGCCCCTGCACGCCCCTGTGGACCCCGAGGCCAGTGCCTGGATCATCAAAGACAGCAAAAG cctggagGTGACCCTGCAGAAGTGCGACCAGGGGCCCATGTGGCCGGAGCTGGTGTctggggacaggagaggggagttTCTGATCAGCAAGGAGCAGGCCGCTCTCCTGAATGAGAGACTCACCCACCTCACCACTGAGGACATG aacGCAGACCCAGACAAGGACAAGCCCCCGTGTAACtcccaggagctggaggactgtgATGGCTTCCCGGAGGACAGCTCCAGTCTGGTGCGCTTCGACAGAGACACTCTGAAGCCCACTCATGTG gtgaatTTGGGCAGTAATCAGTTCCTGTTCTCGGTGGCGGTGAACCCGGCAGACATGCCGTGTTTCTGCCTGCGCTACGACGTTGACGCTCTGCTCTGGCAGCCTCGCCCAGAACAGCCCAGTGATCTCTGGGAGCACATTGCCACCTTTGATGCCCTTG GCTACGTCCAAGCTTCCAAACGTGACAAGAAATTTGCGACATGCGCCCCAAACTTCTCGTACGCAGCTCTGGGGGAGTGTCTTCGCCGGGTGTTCCTCTACTGGCAGCCTGCACCCCTCCAGACTGTCCTCTTCAACCGAAAACAGGGACGGCAGGTGGGCCAGGTTGCCAAGCAACAGGTGGTCAGCCTGGAGTCCAACGATACAATACTCGGCTTTCAAGCGAGCAACGAGAGACTGTTTGTCCTGACCTCCAACAATCTCTTTGTTCTGAAGGTCAGTAACTAG